Proteins encoded within one genomic window of Bradyrhizobium sp. 186:
- a CDS encoding pyridoxal phosphate-dependent aminotransferase, whose translation MSFLAAALDRVKPSATIAVTDKARALKAAGRNVIGLGAGEPDFDTPANIKLAAIHAIESGKTKYTAVDGIPELKDAIIAKFQRENGLVYKPNQVIVGTGGKQVLYNALMATINPGDEVIIPAPYWVSYPEMVALAGGEPVPVVCTAAAGFKLQAEALERAITPKTKWVILCSPSNPTGAAYTRAELKALTDVLVRHPHVWVMTDDMYEHLVYDDFQFTTVAQVEPKLYDRTLTVNGVSKAYCMTGWRIGYAGGPAQLIKAMSTIQSQSTSNPSSISQWASVEALNGPQDFIPANNKVFKERRDLVVSMLNQAKGIECPRPEGAFYVYPSCAGTIGKTAPSGKVISNDEEFVTELLETEGVAVVQGSAFGLGPAFRISYATKTSDLEDACKRIQRFCGNLR comes from the coding sequence ATGTCCTTCCTTGCTGCTGCGCTCGACCGTGTGAAGCCGTCCGCGACCATCGCGGTCACGGATAAAGCACGCGCGCTGAAAGCGGCGGGCCGCAACGTCATCGGCCTCGGCGCCGGCGAGCCGGACTTCGACACGCCCGCCAACATCAAGCTGGCGGCGATCCACGCCATCGAATCCGGCAAGACCAAGTACACCGCAGTCGACGGCATTCCCGAGCTGAAGGATGCGATCATCGCGAAGTTTCAGCGCGAGAATGGTCTCGTCTACAAGCCGAACCAGGTGATCGTCGGCACCGGCGGCAAGCAGGTGCTCTACAACGCGCTGATGGCGACCATCAATCCGGGCGACGAGGTGATCATCCCCGCGCCCTATTGGGTCAGCTATCCCGAGATGGTGGCGCTCGCCGGCGGCGAGCCGGTGCCGGTGGTCTGCACTGCCGCGGCCGGCTTCAAGCTCCAGGCCGAGGCGCTCGAGCGCGCGATCACGCCGAAGACCAAATGGGTGATCCTGTGCTCGCCGTCGAACCCGACCGGCGCGGCCTATACGCGTGCCGAGCTGAAAGCGCTCACCGACGTGCTGGTCAGGCATCCGCATGTCTGGGTGATGACCGACGACATGTACGAGCATCTCGTCTACGACGATTTCCAGTTCACCACCGTCGCGCAGGTCGAGCCGAAACTCTACGACCGCACGCTCACTGTGAACGGCGTCTCGAAAGCTTATTGCATGACCGGCTGGCGCATCGGCTATGCCGGCGGCCCGGCGCAGCTCATCAAGGCGATGTCGACGATCCAGTCGCAGTCGACCTCGAACCCGTCCTCGATCTCGCAGTGGGCCTCAGTTGAGGCGCTGAACGGTCCGCAGGATTTCATCCCCGCCAACAACAAGGTGTTCAAGGAGCGCCGCGACCTCGTCGTCTCCATGCTGAACCAGGCCAAAGGCATCGAGTGTCCGCGGCCGGAAGGCGCGTTCTACGTCTATCCGTCCTGCGCCGGCACGATCGGCAAGACCGCGCCGTCCGGCAAGGTGATCAGCAACGACGAGGAGTTCGTCACGGAGTTGCTGGAGACCGAAGGCGTCGCCGTCGTGCAGGGCTCGGCCTTCGGCCTCGGCCCGGCCTTTCGCATCTCCTATGCGACCAAGACCTCGGACCTCGAAGATGCCTGCAAGCGCATCCAGCGCTTCTGCGGCAATCTGCGCTAG
- a CDS encoding glutathione S-transferase family protein, whose protein sequence is MYKLYSMQRSGNSYKVRLALALLNLPYEAVEVDILRGESRTPDFLAKNPSGQVPLLEVGADRYLAESNAILWYVAVGTPLAPENRIERAEALQWMFFEQHALEPNIGAAYFWLSLVRGGRDLQTHSLEDWMERGYGALQVMENHLKTNAYFAARQLTVADIALYGYTHVAERCDFDLSTFPAIRDWLKRVEAAPGFVAMDWRPADIDDPASIAAGA, encoded by the coding sequence ATGTACAAGCTCTATTCGATGCAACGCTCGGGCAACAGCTACAAGGTTCGCCTTGCGCTGGCGCTGCTGAACTTGCCTTACGAAGCGGTCGAGGTGGACATTCTGCGCGGCGAGAGCCGCACGCCGGACTTCCTGGCGAAGAACCCGTCCGGCCAGGTGCCGCTGCTCGAGGTCGGCGCCGACCGCTATCTCGCCGAGTCCAATGCCATCCTCTGGTATGTCGCCGTCGGCACGCCGCTCGCGCCGGAGAACCGCATCGAACGCGCCGAGGCGCTGCAATGGATGTTCTTCGAGCAGCACGCGCTCGAGCCGAACATCGGCGCGGCCTATTTCTGGCTGTCGCTGGTCAGGGGCGGCCGCGACCTCCAGACCCATTCGCTGGAGGACTGGATGGAGCGCGGCTATGGCGCGCTCCAGGTGATGGAAAATCACCTCAAGACCAACGCCTATTTCGCCGCCCGCCAGCTCACGGTCGCCGACATCGCGCTTTACGGCTACACCCACGTCGCCGAGCGCTGCGACTTCGACCTCTCGACCTTCCCGGCGATCCGGGACTGGCTGAAGCGCGTCGAAGCGGCGCCCGGCTTCGTGGCGATGGACTGGCGGCCGGCCGACATCGACGACCCCGCCAGCATCGCGGCGGGCGCCTGA
- a CDS encoding PAS-domain containing protein: MRFGWRAISGPALTAAIALLAILIDRHLPIPSPAPLFVCIVAVAGSLSGFTSAMTSAAVALIGAALFFLGHRAGPGYAAADLVPLGLLAITVTSTAAITGLVRERLIDTFASERRNHATGARLSAALDQVDIGIVLLDAETRAEFINRAFRDYFALPDEVADGKPPFIALMYHGRDTGAFELPEDELGAFIAQRMEMVRIGDATPINISLRNGEVLRFVCAALPDGGRMLSYTPVTDLVRHTDAASRADYYRSLRDPTGRRLIGHLRVAERR; this comes from the coding sequence ATGCGGTTCGGATGGCGCGCGATCTCCGGTCCGGCGCTGACGGCAGCGATTGCGCTGCTGGCGATCCTGATCGACCGCCATCTACCCATTCCCTCGCCCGCGCCGCTGTTCGTATGCATCGTGGCTGTTGCAGGCTCGCTGTCGGGCTTCACCTCCGCCATGACCAGTGCGGCCGTTGCGTTGATCGGCGCGGCGCTGTTCTTCCTCGGCCACCGGGCCGGTCCCGGCTACGCCGCCGCCGATCTGGTCCCGCTCGGTCTCCTGGCGATAACGGTTACCTCCACTGCCGCCATCACCGGGTTGGTGCGCGAGCGCCTGATCGACACATTCGCCTCCGAGCGCCGCAACCACGCTACCGGCGCGCGGCTGTCGGCTGCGCTCGACCAGGTCGATATCGGCATCGTGCTGCTCGATGCGGAGACGCGCGCCGAATTCATCAACCGTGCGTTCCGGGATTATTTTGCACTGCCGGACGAAGTCGCCGACGGCAAGCCGCCCTTCATCGCGCTGATGTATCACGGCCGCGACACCGGCGCGTTCGAGCTGCCGGAGGATGAGTTGGGCGCCTTCATCGCCCAGCGCATGGAGATGGTGCGGATCGGCGATGCTACGCCGATCAACATCAGCTTGCGGAATGGCGAGGTGCTGCGGTTCGTCTGCGCCGCGCTGCCCGACGGCGGGCGCATGCTGAGCTATACGCCGGTGACCGACCTCGTGCGCCACACCGATGCGGCGTCCCGTGCCGATTACTACCGCTCGCTGCGCGATCCCACGGGCCGCAGGCTGATCGGCCATCTGCGCGTCGCCGAGCGACGCTAG
- a CDS encoding GNAT family N-acetyltransferase: MSLTIRPVTRQDYDQWLPLWDGYNAFYGRSGPTALSGEITRVTWQRFFDAYEPVHALIAESEGRLLGLTHYLFHRSTTAIEPSCYLQDLFTLEAARGKGVASALIHGVYERAKLAGSPRVYWQTHETNLTAQSLYDKVAERSGFIVYRKIF, encoded by the coding sequence ATGTCGCTCACCATTCGCCCCGTCACGCGGCAGGACTACGATCAATGGCTGCCGCTGTGGGACGGCTATAACGCCTTCTACGGCCGCTCCGGCCCGACCGCGCTCTCGGGCGAGATCACGCGCGTGACTTGGCAGCGCTTCTTCGATGCCTACGAGCCGGTGCATGCGCTGATCGCCGAGAGCGAGGGCCGGCTGCTTGGGCTGACGCATTATCTCTTCCATCGCAGCACCACTGCGATCGAGCCATCCTGCTATCTGCAGGACCTGTTCACGCTTGAGGCCGCACGCGGCAAAGGCGTCGCCTCGGCGCTGATCCACGGCGTCTACGAGCGGGCGAAGCTCGCGGGATCGCCGCGCGTCTACTGGCAGACGCATGAGACCAATCTCACGGCGCAGAGCCTGTACGACAAGGTCGCGGAGCGCTCCGGCTTCATCGTCTATCGCAAGATATTCTGA
- a CDS encoding aldo/keto reductase: protein MEIRNLGASGLRVSAVGLGCNNFGQRTDLETSRKVIYRALDLGITLFDTADIYAGMGGSETVLGTVLGDRRKDIVLATKYSKPMATDGTKQGASRRYIMNAVDASLTRLKTDYIDLYQQHDYDPLTPMEETLRALDDLIRQGKVRYIGNSNFPAWRIAEAEFTARAMNVSRFVSAQDEYSLVVRGIEQDLLPAAQEYKLGLLPFFPLASGLLTGKYQRGAAAPTDTRFAKAPALRDRYVTPRNEDIVEKLEAFAKARGHSMLELAFSWLAARPQVSSVIAGATRVEQVEENVKAIAWQLGAGDLAEIDEITKG from the coding sequence ATGGAAATTCGTAATCTCGGCGCCTCCGGCCTGCGCGTCTCGGCGGTCGGGCTCGGCTGCAATAATTTCGGCCAGCGCACGGATCTGGAGACCTCGCGCAAGGTGATCTACCGCGCGCTCGATCTCGGCATCACGCTGTTCGACACCGCCGATATCTATGCCGGCATGGGCGGCTCGGAGACGGTGCTCGGCACCGTGCTCGGCGACCGCCGCAAGGACATCGTGCTCGCCACCAAATATTCCAAGCCGATGGCGACCGACGGCACCAAGCAGGGCGCCTCGCGCCGCTACATCATGAACGCGGTCGATGCCAGCCTGACGCGGCTCAAGACCGACTACATCGATCTCTACCAGCAGCACGACTACGACCCGCTAACGCCGATGGAGGAGACGCTGCGCGCGCTCGACGACCTCATCCGCCAGGGCAAGGTCCGCTACATCGGTAATTCCAATTTCCCGGCCTGGCGCATCGCGGAAGCCGAATTCACCGCGCGCGCGATGAATGTCAGCCGCTTCGTCTCGGCCCAGGACGAGTACAGCCTCGTGGTCCGCGGCATCGAGCAAGACCTACTGCCGGCCGCGCAGGAATACAAGCTTGGCCTGCTGCCGTTCTTCCCGCTTGCGAGCGGCCTGCTCACCGGCAAGTACCAGCGCGGCGCAGCCGCACCCACCGATACGCGCTTTGCAAAAGCGCCGGCGCTGCGCGACCGCTACGTCACGCCGCGCAACGAGGACATCGTTGAAAAGCTCGAGGCCTTTGCCAAGGCGCGCGGGCATTCGATGCTCGAGCTCGCCTTCTCCTGGCTCGCCGCGCGCCCGCAAGTGTCGAGCGTGATCGCAGGCGCCACCCGCGTCGAGCAGGTCGAGGAGAACGTCAAGGCGATCGCCTGGCAGCTCGGCGCCGGTGATCTCGCCGAGATCGATGAGATCACCAAAGGCTGA
- a CDS encoding antibiotic biosynthesis monooxygenase: MYIAMNRFRVTKGSESAFEQVWLSRDTHLDKVPGFVEFHLLRGPELEDHTLYASHTVWANYAAFEAWTKSEAFRAAHQRAGDNKPLYLGHPQFEGFEVMQTVGHGAK, from the coding sequence ATGTACATCGCCATGAATCGCTTCCGTGTCACCAAGGGCTCGGAGTCAGCCTTCGAACAAGTCTGGCTCTCGCGCGACACCCATCTCGACAAGGTGCCGGGCTTCGTCGAATTCCATCTGCTGAGGGGGCCCGAGCTCGAGGACCACACGCTGTATGCTTCGCACACCGTGTGGGCGAACTATGCCGCGTTCGAGGCTTGGACGAAGTCGGAGGCGTTTCGCGCGGCGCATCAGCGGGCGGGCGACAACAAGCCGCTTTATCTCGGCCATCCCCAGTTCGAAGGCTTCGAGGTGATGCAGACCGTGGGACACGGCGCGAAGTAG
- a CDS encoding endonuclease domain-containing protein has product MRGHDGKSIRLARRLRVVQTDAETVLWNRIRNRRIDGNKFVRQEPIIGYICDFVCREKRLIIEVDGGQHNESAADAIRDARLKDKGYRILRFWNNDVLGNIEGVLLTIQTELAEAAPHPTLSP; this is encoded by the coding sequence ATGCGCGGCCACGATGGGAAGTCCATCCGACTCGCAAGACGATTGCGTGTTGTTCAAACAGATGCGGAGACGGTTCTCTGGAATCGCATTCGCAACCGACGGATCGACGGCAACAAGTTCGTAAGACAGGAGCCGATCATCGGCTACATCTGCGATTTCGTGTGCCGCGAGAAGCGGCTCATCATCGAAGTCGACGGTGGGCAGCACAACGAATCCGCCGCAGATGCGATCCGTGATGCGCGCCTGAAGGACAAGGGCTACAGAATTCTCCGCTTCTGGAACAACGACGTTCTCGGTAATATAGAGGGTGTGTTGCTAACAATTCAGACCGAGCTCGCGGAGGCAGCCCCTCACCCCACCCTCTCCCCGTAA
- a CDS encoding DUF1501 domain-containing protein gives MMDCCENRLLTSRRGLLLGGASFAAWAYLPKFARAADGRDPRLIVVILRGALDGLSTVAPVGDPDYAGLHGSIALAADGAHPAIMLDSFFALHPAMPEFARMYRNMHAAVIHAVATPYRDRSHFDGQDVLESGYAGPGRVQSGWLNRALEALPRGERVSSALAVGPTTPLVLRGAAPTVGWAPVALPQADDDTAMRLVDLYRHRDPALASALSQGLQLEKAASGDDMKPKPGNAVAQMRQVARGAAKLMAADDGPRIAALAFDGWDTHANEGGPVGRLAFLLGGLDGALAEFESGLGERWRDTVVVVATEFGRTARINGTDGTDHGTGTIALLAGGAVKGGRVISDWPGLKLANLYEGRDLKPTTDLRSVIKGVLQAQFGLSDRALAETVFPDSAAARPMKGLVT, from the coding sequence ATGATGGATTGCTGCGAAAACCGGCTCCTCACCTCGCGCCGCGGCCTGCTGCTTGGCGGCGCCTCCTTCGCAGCGTGGGCGTACTTGCCGAAATTCGCGCGCGCGGCGGACGGGCGCGACCCGCGGCTGATCGTGGTGATCCTGCGCGGCGCGCTCGACGGGCTCTCGACCGTCGCGCCGGTCGGCGACCCCGATTATGCCGGCCTGCATGGATCGATCGCGCTCGCGGCGGATGGCGCGCATCCGGCGATCATGCTGGACTCCTTCTTTGCGCTGCATCCGGCGATGCCGGAATTTGCGCGCATGTATCGCAACATGCACGCCGCGGTGATCCATGCGGTCGCAACGCCTTATCGCGACCGTTCGCATTTCGACGGTCAGGACGTGCTCGAAAGCGGCTATGCCGGTCCGGGCCGGGTGCAGTCGGGCTGGCTCAACCGCGCGCTCGAAGCGCTGCCGCGCGGCGAGCGCGTGTCGAGTGCTCTTGCCGTCGGCCCGACCACGCCGCTAGTGTTGCGCGGCGCTGCGCCGACCGTCGGCTGGGCGCCGGTCGCGTTGCCGCAGGCCGATGACGACACCGCGATGCGGCTGGTCGATCTCTACCGCCATCGCGATCCCGCGCTGGCGTCGGCGCTGTCGCAGGGCCTTCAGCTCGAGAAGGCCGCGAGCGGCGACGACATGAAGCCAAAGCCGGGCAATGCGGTGGCGCAGATGCGGCAGGTGGCGCGCGGCGCCGCCAAGCTGATGGCGGCCGATGACGGACCGCGCATCGCGGCACTCGCCTTCGACGGCTGGGACACTCACGCCAACGAAGGCGGTCCGGTCGGACGTCTGGCGTTCCTGCTCGGCGGGCTCGACGGCGCGCTCGCCGAATTCGAGAGCGGTCTCGGCGAACGCTGGCGCGACACCGTCGTGGTGGTCGCGACCGAGTTCGGCCGCACCGCGCGAATCAACGGCACCGACGGCACCGATCACGGCACCGGCACCATCGCGCTGCTCGCCGGCGGCGCGGTGAAGGGCGGCCGCGTCATCTCCGACTGGCCGGGCCTCAAGCTCGCCAACCTCTACGAAGGTCGCGACCTCAAGCCCACCACCGATCTGCGCTCAGTGATCAAGGGCGTGCTGCAAGCCCAGTTCGGCCTGTCCGATCGCGCGCTCGCCGAGACCGTGTTCCCCGACAGCGCCGCAGCGCGGCCGATGAAGGGGCTGGTTACTTAA
- a CDS encoding DUF1800 family protein, producing MARDSQAALVALNRFGFGARGGASGDLINAATDPRGFVKAELNRPNGVLLEAPGLQSTPQLGQAAFAYQDQVKQAREAAAKAGTPAEAPSPQAPADQKPDNKLRRNLSLNTVMTEIAGQMAEAKPADNAAKPDAMQPNAAVPPAAKPAPQPLNVIQKTFRAEALARLQRATLVECGFTERLVVFWSNHFCISANKGELARMWAGAFEREAIRPHVLGRFADMLKAVEQHPAMLFFLDNQQSLGPDSRAGQNRKRGLNENLAREIMELHTLGVGGGYTQEDVTSLARIITGWSFAGRQGQLGTPGSFVFNTNAHQPGPQALLGKTYEATGLAQGEAALADIARHPSTANFIATKFVRHFVADDPPPSLVARLRDVFVKTDGDLKALATALVDSDEAWKAPLTKMRSPYDFLVASGRLLARVPEDPGAYLNNLNLLGQPLWTPAGPNGFPDTNAAWAAPEGIKLRLDIAAQMGARLGNNIDPLDLLEFAAADAASTETRRTIERAESRQQALALLLMAPEMQRR from the coding sequence ATGGCCCGCGATTCGCAAGCCGCCCTCGTTGCGCTCAACCGGTTCGGTTTTGGCGCCCGCGGCGGCGCGTCGGGCGATCTCATCAATGCGGCCACCGATCCGCGCGGTTTCGTCAAGGCGGAACTGAACCGTCCCAACGGCGTGCTGCTGGAAGCGCCCGGCCTGCAATCGACGCCGCAGCTCGGGCAGGCCGCGTTCGCCTATCAGGATCAGGTCAAGCAGGCGCGCGAGGCGGCCGCGAAAGCCGGTACGCCCGCCGAGGCGCCGTCCCCGCAGGCGCCGGCCGATCAGAAGCCGGACAACAAGCTCCGTCGCAATCTGTCGCTGAACACGGTGATGACCGAGATCGCCGGCCAGATGGCCGAGGCGAAGCCGGCCGACAATGCGGCGAAACCCGACGCCATGCAGCCCAATGCCGCTGTGCCCCCTGCCGCAAAGCCCGCGCCGCAGCCGCTCAACGTCATTCAGAAGACGTTTCGCGCCGAGGCACTGGCGCGGTTGCAGCGCGCGACACTGGTCGAGTGCGGCTTCACCGAGCGGCTCGTGGTGTTCTGGTCCAACCATTTCTGCATCTCCGCGAACAAGGGCGAGTTGGCGCGGATGTGGGCCGGCGCGTTCGAGCGCGAGGCGATCAGGCCGCATGTGCTCGGGCGCTTCGCCGACATGCTGAAGGCGGTCGAGCAGCATCCGGCGATGCTGTTCTTTCTCGATAACCAGCAATCGCTCGGGCCGGACTCGCGCGCGGGCCAGAACCGCAAGCGCGGGCTGAACGAGAATCTCGCGCGCGAGATCATGGAGCTGCATACGCTCGGTGTCGGCGGCGGCTATACCCAGGAGGACGTCACCTCGCTGGCGCGCATCATCACGGGCTGGAGCTTTGCCGGTAGGCAGGGGCAGCTCGGCACACCTGGCTCCTTCGTGTTCAACACCAATGCGCACCAGCCCGGGCCGCAAGCCCTGCTCGGCAAGACCTATGAGGCGACCGGCCTGGCGCAAGGCGAGGCCGCGCTTGCCGACATCGCACGCCATCCCTCGACGGCGAACTTCATCGCCACCAAATTCGTCCGTCATTTCGTCGCTGACGATCCGCCACCGTCGCTGGTCGCGCGATTGCGCGATGTGTTCGTCAAGACCGACGGCGATCTCAAAGCGCTTGCGACCGCGCTGGTCGATTCCGACGAAGCCTGGAAGGCGCCGCTGACCAAGATGCGCTCGCCTTACGATTTCCTGGTCGCGAGCGGCCGGCTGCTCGCGCGCGTGCCGGAGGATCCCGGCGCCTATCTCAACAATCTGAACCTGCTCGGCCAGCCATTGTGGACACCGGCCGGGCCCAATGGTTTTCCCGACACCAACGCCGCCTGGGCCGCGCCCGAAGGCATCAAGCTCCGGCTCGATATCGCGGCACAAATGGGCGCGCGGCTTGGCAACAACATCGACCCGCTCGATCTATTGGAATTCGCGGCTGCGGACGCGGCCTCGACCGAAACACGGCGGACCATCGAGCGCGCGGAGTCGCGCCAGCAGGCGCTGGCGCTGCTGTTGATGGCGCCGGAGATGCAGAGGAGATGA
- a CDS encoding cysteine-rich CWC family protein — MTNQKEIPLQEPQPRRLACSRCGAEFGCDLSGSCWCAEETARLPMPVKGEDCLCRECLRNAAAETAK, encoded by the coding sequence ATGACAAATCAGAAAGAAATTCCGTTGCAGGAACCGCAACCGCGCCGCCTCGCCTGCTCCCGCTGCGGCGCCGAGTTCGGCTGCGACCTGTCGGGATCGTGCTGGTGCGCGGAGGAGACCGCGCGACTGCCGATGCCGGTCAAGGGCGAGGATTGCCTGTGCCGGGAGTGTCTGCGCAATGCGGCGGCGGAAACGGCGAAGTAG
- a CDS encoding glutathione S-transferase family protein, producing the protein MNLKLFELVGTDASRPFSPYCWRTRMALAHKGLSAQSLPWRFTEKSRIAPHGSERVPVLLHHDKPVVDSWTIATYLEDNFPDRPSLFGGEGGRAMARMLNAWGDIAIVGGISPLIIADIPKNLAEVDAEYFRKSREARFGGKALEEIMASRDAGVIAFRKSLEVMRQTLKKQPYLGGDAPNYADYIVFGGFQWARVVSPFKLLEADDPVYAWREKLLDAFDGMARRSPGFAV; encoded by the coding sequence ATGAACCTCAAGCTCTTCGAACTCGTCGGCACTGACGCCTCGCGGCCCTTCAGCCCGTATTGCTGGCGGACGCGGATGGCGCTGGCGCACAAGGGGCTGTCGGCGCAATCGCTGCCCTGGCGCTTTACCGAGAAGAGCAGAATCGCGCCGCACGGCTCGGAAAGGGTCCCGGTGCTCCTGCATCACGACAAGCCGGTGGTCGATTCCTGGACGATCGCGACCTATCTCGAAGACAATTTTCCGGACCGTCCGTCGCTGTTCGGCGGCGAGGGCGGCCGCGCCATGGCGCGCATGCTTAACGCCTGGGGCGACATCGCCATCGTCGGCGGCATCTCTCCGCTGATCATCGCCGACATCCCGAAAAACCTCGCCGAGGTCGATGCCGAATATTTCCGCAAGTCGCGCGAGGCGCGCTTCGGCGGCAAGGCGCTGGAAGAGATCATGGCGAGCCGCGACGCGGGCGTGATCGCGTTCCGCAAATCGCTCGAAGTGATGCGGCAGACCTTGAAGAAGCAGCCCTATCTCGGCGGCGACGCGCCGAACTACGCCGACTACATCGTGTTCGGCGGCTTCCAATGGGCCCGCGTGGTCAGCCCGTTCAAGCTGCTCGAGGCGGATGACCCGGTTTATGCCTGGCGCGAAAAGTTGCTGGATGCGTTCGACGGCATGGCGCGGAGGTCGCCGGGGTTTGCGGTGTAG
- a CDS encoding IS110 family transposase, which produces MLLDHPSDGPTAIRTQFGAIFVSLELSRSTWVITSLSPGTGEKMSRHSVTAGDTAELMKLFAELRRKAEARTRESYPIITIQEAGLDGFWLHRVLQQNGIESHVVDPASIATSRRRRRAKTDRLDGEALLRALLAYKRGEPRVCAMVVAPSPEEEDRRRLCRERATLIAERITHVNRIKGLLFAQGISDYVPLRRNRRARLEALRTGDGRELPSHLKAQIGRELDRVELLLEQIKAVEAARDALLAAARKPADKNAADKVAPDPVAMLLALKGLGANFAAVLWSEAFYRQFSNRRQVAAYAGLAATPWQSGGIRHEQGVSKAGNPRLRTTMIQLAWLWIRHQPQSALTRWFKERSPQGRKRAIVALARKLLVTLWKYVTAGETIEGAVMKPAA; this is translated from the coding sequence ATGTTGCTCGATCATCCTTCCGACGGACCGACCGCTATCCGGACGCAGTTTGGCGCAATTTTTGTGTCTTTGGAACTGAGCCGTTCGACGTGGGTGATTACGTCACTTTCGCCTGGTACGGGCGAGAAGATGTCCAGGCACAGCGTCACGGCCGGCGATACGGCTGAGCTGATGAAGCTGTTTGCGGAACTCAGGCGCAAGGCGGAGGCCAGGACCCGCGAGAGCTATCCGATCATCACGATCCAGGAAGCTGGGCTGGACGGGTTCTGGCTGCACCGTGTTCTGCAACAGAACGGCATTGAGAGCCACGTGGTCGATCCCGCCTCGATTGCGACGTCGCGACGGCGGCGGCGGGCCAAGACTGACAGGCTCGATGGCGAGGCGCTGTTGCGGGCGCTTCTGGCCTACAAGCGCGGCGAGCCGCGGGTCTGTGCGATGGTGGTTGCGCCCTCGCCTGAAGAGGAGGACCGGCGCAGGCTGTGTCGCGAACGAGCGACGCTGATCGCCGAGCGCATCACGCATGTGAACCGGATCAAGGGTCTTCTGTTCGCGCAGGGGATATCCGACTACGTGCCGCTGCGGCGCAATCGGCGGGCGCGGCTTGAGGCCTTGCGCACGGGCGACGGGCGGGAGCTGCCTTCGCATTTGAAGGCGCAGATCGGCCGCGAGCTCGATCGGGTCGAACTGCTTCTGGAACAGATCAAGGCGGTCGAGGCCGCGCGAGATGCTCTGCTGGCCGCAGCCCGGAAGCCTGCAGACAAGAACGCTGCAGACAAGGTCGCGCCGGATCCGGTGGCGATGCTGCTGGCCTTGAAAGGGCTCGGCGCCAACTTTGCGGCCGTGCTCTGGTCGGAGGCGTTCTACCGGCAGTTCTCCAACCGCCGCCAGGTCGCCGCCTATGCGGGGCTTGCGGCGACGCCGTGGCAAAGCGGAGGCATCCGGCACGAGCAGGGCGTGTCGAAGGCCGGCAATCCCAGGCTGCGGACCACAATGATCCAGCTCGCCTGGCTGTGGATACGTCACCAGCCGCAGTCGGCCCTGACGCGCTGGTTCAAGGAGCGAAGCCCGCAAGGCCGCAAGCGCGCGATCGTGGCGCTGGCGCGCAAGCTTCTCGTGACCTTGTGGAAGTATGTCACCGCGGGCGAGACCATCGAGGGGGCCGTGATGAAGCCCGCCGCCTGA
- a CDS encoding sulfite exporter TauE/SafE family protein — translation MTPIMIAALGLLMVGTAFLSGLFGMAGGLILIGVLLALMPLPTAMVLHAITQMASNGWRALLWRAHIRWRPVFVYLIGCALALALWSITRYVPDKPVALLMLGVTPFMARMMPAGIKPNPDSIWQGTFYGSICMGLMLMTGVSGPLMDTFFLGGQFGRREIVATKATCQVASHFAKLLYFGGIIDQAASLDPVLAGIAIAASMLGTSLARRLLEAMSDRQYRVWATRLITTIACYYIAYGSWLLVRTPVLAAFDKGGLQ, via the coding sequence GTGACGCCCATCATGATCGCTGCCCTTGGATTGCTGATGGTCGGCACCGCGTTCCTGTCGGGGCTGTTCGGCATGGCGGGCGGGCTGATCCTGATCGGGGTACTGCTGGCCCTGATGCCGCTGCCGACCGCGATGGTGCTGCATGCGATCACGCAGATGGCCTCGAACGGCTGGCGCGCCTTGCTGTGGCGGGCGCACATTCGCTGGCGGCCGGTGTTCGTCTATCTGATCGGTTGCGCGCTGGCGCTGGCACTGTGGTCGATCACCCGCTACGTGCCGGACAAGCCGGTCGCGCTGTTGATGCTCGGCGTCACACCGTTCATGGCGCGGATGATGCCGGCGGGCATCAAGCCGAATCCCGACAGCATCTGGCAGGGCACGTTCTACGGCTCGATCTGCATGGGCTTGATGCTGATGACGGGCGTTTCCGGACCGCTGATGGACACGTTTTTCCTCGGTGGACAATTCGGCCGGCGCGAGATCGTGGCGACGAAAGCGACCTGCCAGGTCGCGAGCCATTTCGCAAAGCTGCTCTATTTCGGCGGCATCATCGACCAGGCTGCCTCGCTCGATCCGGTGCTGGCCGGGATCGCGATCGCGGCCTCGATGCTCGGCACCAGCCTTGCGCGGCGGCTGCTGGAGGCCATGAGCGACCGGCAATACCGCGTCTGGGCAACGCGCCTGATCACCACCATCGCCTGCTACTACATCGCCTATGGAAGCTGGCTGCTGGTTCGCACGCCGGTGCTGGCCGCCTTCGACAAGGGAGGCTTGCAATGA